One genomic window of Candidatus Pseudobacter hemicellulosilyticus includes the following:
- a CDS encoding SusC/RagA family TonB-linked outer membrane protein produces MQKNIQRFVCCFAIILLHNIPVLAQNRVITGKVIDSSSSNPIFGASVRIGQNGPGTTSDEKGAFQLTVAPSVTTLTISSIGYSPQTVFIGDQTSLLVRLTPVMQELATVEVISVGYGTMDKREVSSAITHVGAKELKFIASNNPLMALQGKVAGLTITNTATADPNSSPSIQLRGVSSRNAGLGPLYVINGVPGGNIDNINQNDIESIDVLKGGAASAIYGTRGSNGVIIITTKKGSGEGKVVYSGYASMDKLTMLPEVLSADDFRKYRVNSTPVRGNDYGASTNWLKAVTRSAAYTQKHTLQFSGGTANDNYFASVDYRNANGMDLRAWKKEYGARVNLNHTSKNKLYTISLNVAPRQMKTSNADHANFNNAITLNPTQPVYDNTGGYQFLSTAFSSSNPVENARLIKSEAIIRELDLNASLKVNILKDLSSTITLSDIRSSYKNLFFSPSTLSTVLHNNPETKANYASQEQQDNLQQNMEWTINYALNYKSHHLKALAGHSYSYFNHQRFSANNYDFPFDTYVWNNLGSGTWNGGGDGNGQGAVSSTQNDSRLAAFFGRINYDLDNKYILTLSLRQEGSSKFGANNKWGSFPAASAAWRISDENFLRNKVSWLNDLKLRADYGVTGNQDFGNYLSLLLYGGYGFFFFNGVPYQVYGPAQNVNPNLSWEKAINFNAGIDFELLDSRLSGSLNYYVRTNKDLLGNYNVPLPPNPQTQTFTNVGTMKNSGWELQLNAAVIREKAFTYSINLTGAYINNKFVSFSNDLYKGAPYQDMAGLPAPGSPGNIQRLQEGHRIGEFYMYRSAGVDEKGNLLAYKKDGTVVPANQASNDDKQFVGNGLPKFSASMGNILTYKNWDLNVFLRGNFGYKLFNTQAFYIGTPVSQDDNNTLQSAYDPGSKYSKLTSSGTSLLPSDYYLEPGSFVKIDNITLGYNHQFSNQYLRAVRIYGSVNNLHTFTSFTGGDPDLYPVNGLTPGVSTSLNFYPATIQVVAGIQVTF; encoded by the coding sequence ATGCAGAAAAACATCCAACGATTCGTATGTTGCTTCGCCATCATCTTATTGCACAACATCCCGGTCCTGGCCCAAAACAGGGTGATCACCGGCAAAGTCATCGACTCAAGTTCTTCAAACCCAATTTTCGGGGCATCCGTCAGGATCGGCCAGAACGGCCCGGGAACCACTTCAGATGAAAAGGGTGCCTTCCAGTTGACCGTGGCCCCATCTGTAACTACCCTTACTATTTCCTCCATTGGCTATTCTCCCCAAACCGTCTTTATTGGCGACCAGACCAGCTTGCTGGTCAGGCTTACACCGGTCATGCAGGAATTAGCTACTGTGGAGGTGATCAGTGTGGGGTACGGCACCATGGATAAGCGGGAGGTATCCAGCGCTATCACGCATGTGGGCGCCAAAGAGCTCAAATTCATTGCCAGTAACAATCCCCTGATGGCCCTGCAGGGAAAAGTGGCCGGACTCACCATCACCAATACAGCCACAGCCGATCCCAATTCTTCCCCCAGTATCCAGCTGCGCGGGGTATCGTCCCGGAATGCCGGCCTCGGTCCCCTGTATGTTATTAACGGGGTGCCCGGCGGCAACATCGATAATATCAACCAGAACGATATTGAGTCCATCGATGTACTGAAAGGCGGGGCAGCTTCTGCCATTTATGGCACCCGGGGCAGTAACGGGGTGATCATCATCACTACCAAAAAAGGATCAGGAGAAGGAAAGGTAGTATACAGCGGCTATGCAAGTATGGACAAGCTTACCATGCTGCCCGAAGTACTCAGCGCGGATGACTTCCGGAAGTACAGGGTTAACAGCACGCCGGTAAGGGGGAACGACTATGGAGCCAGTACCAACTGGCTGAAGGCCGTTACCCGTTCGGCGGCCTATACGCAGAAACATACCCTGCAGTTTTCGGGAGGAACAGCCAACGATAACTATTTTGCATCCGTTGACTACCGCAACGCCAATGGCATGGACCTGCGGGCATGGAAAAAGGAATATGGCGCCAGGGTGAACCTCAATCATACTTCCAAAAACAAGCTCTATACCATATCCCTGAATGTGGCGCCCCGGCAGATGAAAACCAGCAATGCGGATCATGCCAATTTCAACAATGCCATTACACTCAATCCTACTCAGCCTGTGTATGATAATACAGGCGGCTATCAATTCCTGAGTACGGCTTTTTCTTCCAGCAACCCGGTGGAAAACGCCCGGCTCATTAAGAGTGAGGCCATCATACGGGAGCTGGACCTGAATGCCTCTCTCAAAGTGAATATCCTAAAGGATCTTTCTTCCACCATTACCTTGTCCGATATCAGGTCGTCCTACAAGAACCTTTTCTTCAGCCCGTCTACACTGAGCACCGTTCTTCATAACAACCCGGAGACAAAGGCCAATTATGCCTCCCAGGAACAGCAGGACAACCTGCAGCAGAACATGGAATGGACCATTAATTATGCGTTGAATTATAAGTCGCACCACCTGAAGGCGCTGGCCGGGCATTCCTACAGTTATTTCAATCACCAGCGTTTCAGCGCCAATAACTACGATTTCCCTTTTGATACCTACGTCTGGAATAACCTGGGCTCCGGTACCTGGAATGGTGGTGGGGATGGCAACGGGCAGGGCGCTGTTTCTTCCACACAGAATGATTCCCGCCTGGCGGCATTCTTCGGCAGGATCAATTATGATCTGGATAATAAATATATCCTGACGCTGAGCCTCCGGCAGGAAGGATCATCGAAGTTTGGCGCCAACAACAAATGGGGCAGCTTCCCGGCCGCCTCCGCCGCCTGGCGCATTAGCGATGAAAATTTCCTGCGGAACAAAGTCAGCTGGCTGAACGACCTGAAGCTGCGGGCCGATTACGGTGTAACCGGTAACCAGGATTTTGGTAACTATCTTTCTTTGCTCTTATACGGTGGCTACGGGTTTTTCTTCTTCAACGGCGTGCCTTACCAGGTATATGGGCCTGCGCAGAATGTCAACCCCAACCTGAGCTGGGAAAAAGCCATCAACTTTAATGCGGGCATTGATTTCGAATTGCTGGATAGCCGGCTCTCCGGTTCGCTGAATTATTATGTACGAACCAATAAAGACCTGCTGGGTAATTATAACGTGCCGCTTCCACCTAACCCGCAGACACAGACCTTTACCAATGTGGGCACCATGAAGAACAGCGGTTGGGAATTGCAGTTGAATGCTGCCGTTATCCGGGAGAAAGCCTTCACCTATTCCATTAACCTGACGGGCGCTTATATCAACAACAAATTTGTTTCCTTCTCCAACGATCTCTACAAAGGGGCTCCTTACCAGGATATGGCCGGCCTGCCGGCCCCGGGCTCTCCGGGTAATATCCAGCGTTTACAGGAAGGGCACCGCATAGGAGAGTTCTATATGTACCGGTCAGCGGGTGTGGATGAAAAAGGCAATCTGCTGGCCTATAAAAAGGATGGGACCGTAGTGCCTGCCAACCAGGCCAGCAATGACGATAAACAATTTGTGGGCAATGGCCTTCCTAAGTTTTCCGCTTCTATGGGTAATATCCTGACCTATAAGAACTGGGACCTGAATGTCTTCCTCCGGGGAAACTTTGGTTATAAGCTGTTCAATACCCAGGCTTTTTACATTGGTACACCGGTATCGCAGGATGATAACAATACGCTGCAATCAGCTTATGATCCCGGCAGTAAATATTCAAAACTGACCAGCAGCGGCACCTCTTTGCTGCCGTCCGACTATTACCTGGAACCAGGCAGTTTTGTCAAGATCGATAATATAACGCTGGGGTATAATCACCAGTTCAGTAACCAGTACCTGCGGGCTGTCAGGATCTATGGCTCGGTCAATAACCTGCATACTTTCACCAGCTTTACCGGGGGGGATCCTGACCTGTACCCGGTGAACGGGTTAACACCCGGGGTGAGTACGAGTCTGAACTTTTACCCGGCTACCATACAGGTAGTGGCAGGCATACAGGTAACATTCTAA
- a CDS encoding RagB/SusD family nutrient uptake outer membrane protein, with amino-acid sequence MKTNYIKTIVCFTLAVTLLMGGCTKLDEEVYDKIDVSQFLTRRGDVIRDFLRPFEHAYWSIQGNDIFAVGENSTDEIGTYNRQGDWQDGNYYHRMHYHTWTTQDGFTNGAWNAFYQGIVLATNSLQDMEGITDPAKLNVTETELADFKAELRTLRAWFYLRAFDFYRNIVIVTDVKKTTTASNQVPPQEMFNYIESELKAALPDLPKRESLGENGIGRWTQAGAASLLVRLYLNANVYTGQDKYAECAAVCEDIISGAYGGYQLDTRWDAPFDYTNTTLNSELVFGFPSSLARTHWQYDGGMYFWGMTYDAAPLYCGFTDYGQSNPRYALQPGRDVDSAEYSFALGKPFVKFQRYPDDYRLKLYKNLGDSKREGMFLYGYLPYERVKDGVTIKDTVRGNKGPYPLFIRDQVGWFLDAKPGTRIADKESNMNHADHNSGIFLVKYPMYPTPDPNRITSAYAEIRLSEIYYSLAECKYRGGDKVAAATLLNQVRQRNYPAGSPSLYAADGSQLTDQELLDEWGREFIGENRRRTDLIRWGVFNAGTWWDKSPDADNHTAIFPIGRDIMGANPHFAQNPGY; translated from the coding sequence ATGAAAACGAATTATATAAAGACTATAGTCTGTTTCACTTTGGCCGTTACGCTCCTGATGGGCGGTTGTACCAAACTGGATGAAGAAGTATATGACAAGATAGATGTCTCCCAGTTCCTGACCCGCCGCGGGGATGTGATCAGGGATTTTTTGCGGCCCTTTGAGCATGCCTACTGGAGCATCCAGGGCAACGATATTTTTGCCGTAGGTGAAAACAGTACCGATGAGATAGGTACGTATAACCGGCAGGGCGACTGGCAGGATGGTAACTATTACCATCGCATGCATTACCATACCTGGACTACGCAGGATGGCTTCACCAATGGCGCCTGGAATGCTTTTTACCAGGGCATAGTGCTGGCCACCAATTCCCTCCAGGATATGGAAGGCATCACTGATCCGGCTAAGCTCAATGTTACGGAAACAGAGCTGGCAGATTTTAAGGCAGAGCTCAGGACCCTGCGGGCCTGGTTTTACCTGCGGGCCTTCGATTTTTATCGCAATATTGTTATTGTTACAGATGTAAAGAAAACGACTACGGCCAGTAACCAGGTGCCGCCGCAGGAAATGTTCAACTACATTGAATCGGAACTGAAAGCCGCTTTGCCGGATCTGCCTAAGCGGGAATCATTAGGGGAAAATGGCATTGGCCGCTGGACCCAGGCCGGGGCGGCATCTCTGCTGGTAAGGCTTTACCTGAATGCCAATGTCTATACAGGCCAGGATAAATACGCGGAGTGTGCTGCCGTTTGCGAGGACATTATCAGTGGCGCATATGGCGGCTATCAACTGGATACCCGTTGGGATGCGCCTTTTGATTATACCAATACTACCCTGAATTCAGAGCTGGTCTTCGGTTTCCCTTCCAGCCTGGCGCGTACGCATTGGCAATATGATGGAGGCATGTATTTCTGGGGCATGACCTACGATGCAGCGCCACTCTATTGCGGCTTTACTGATTATGGACAATCTAACCCCCGCTATGCGCTGCAGCCAGGCAGGGATGTGGACAGTGCGGAATATTCTTTTGCATTGGGTAAACCCTTTGTGAAATTCCAGCGCTATCCGGATGATTATCGCCTCAAGCTGTACAAGAACCTGGGTGATAGCAAACGCGAAGGTATGTTCCTGTATGGTTACCTTCCCTATGAGCGGGTGAAGGACGGCGTTACTATTAAAGACACGGTGAGAGGGAATAAGGGACCTTACCCCTTGTTTATCCGCGACCAGGTTGGCTGGTTCCTGGATGCAAAACCCGGCACACGCATCGCTGACAAGGAATCCAATATGAACCATGCTGATCACAACTCCGGTATCTTTCTTGTGAAATACCCCATGTATCCAACGCCGGATCCCAACCGGATCACCTCGGCCTATGCAGAGATCCGTTTATCGGAGATCTATTATTCGCTGGCAGAATGCAAATACCGCGGAGGCGATAAGGTTGCTGCTGCAACCTTACTCAACCAGGTGCGCCAGCGAAATTATCCTGCCGGCTCGCCAAGTCTATATGCTGCTGATGGCAGCCAGCTCACTGACCAGGAACTGCTGGATGAGTGGGGAAGGGAATTTATTGGGGAGAACCGCCGCCGCACGGACCTGATCCGATGGGGCGTTTTTAACGCGGGGACCTGGTGGGATAAATCGCCCGATGCAGACAACCATACGGCTATATTCCCCATCGGTCGGGACATCATGGGCGCCAATCCGCATTTTGCGCAGAATCCTGGTTATTGA
- a CDS encoding glycoside hydrolase family 31 protein, with translation MSSSSKYLLSIVFALLWSVSQAQTVSIQRSGMVGNAIAAFIPAGFDSTKTPSLMLQHPVTVRGTVPAGWRVVPEFHVNDGKASATVHLQGDISLYGGGEVTGPLLRNGQTINLWNTDNGAYAADNGKRLYQTHPWVLGVRKDGTAFGVLFESSWKSSLTTNSDRIDFNTEGALFRVFVIDRKSPQEVVKGLAELTGTIEMPPRWALGYHQCRFSYVPDSRVRQIADSFRIKKMPCDVIWMDIDYMEGYRVFTFSKQNFPDPKKLNDDLHAKNFRSVYMIDPGVKVDTGYSVYKSGTAKDVWVKDEAGKEYHGKVWPGACVFPDFTMPRTREWWAGLYRDFIGTGIDGVWNDMNEPAVMDGDFPEHLRLGTMPYNTPHRGGGNLPAGPHLLYHNAYGMLMVKSTREGVMAAQPDKRPFVLTRGNLMGGQRYAATWTGDNLAAEPFMKVSVPMSITLGLSGQPFSGPDIGGFLENTSPDLWANWIGFGALLPFARGHACVGTKDKEPWAFGPAVEQTSRIALERRYRLLPYLYTQFYQAHKTGLPVMAPVFFDDPADASLRKEEQAFLLGKDLLVVPAFAKDPVLPKGTWEPLSLVEGDQADAYQARLLIKGGTIIPAGKIVQHTNENSLEKLTLFICLDSKGTATGELYWDAGQGWGFKKNEYSLLQFQATEKNGVTKIRLSSSKGQYDISKDIREVEAVVLKNGQLYTGTINLKSGELKTSR, from the coding sequence ATGAGTTCTTCGTCGAAGTATTTATTAAGTATTGTTTTTGCGCTGCTATGGTCCGTATCCCAGGCGCAAACAGTGTCCATCCAACGGTCGGGTATGGTGGGCAATGCCATTGCTGCTTTTATCCCGGCAGGATTTGATTCCACCAAAACACCATCCCTGATGCTGCAGCATCCGGTTACTGTACGTGGTACTGTGCCGGCAGGCTGGCGGGTTGTTCCTGAGTTTCATGTAAACGATGGGAAAGCCAGCGCCACCGTGCATTTGCAGGGTGATATCAGTCTCTATGGCGGTGGTGAAGTAACAGGTCCGCTGCTGAGAAATGGTCAGACCATCAATCTCTGGAACACGGATAACGGCGCTTACGCGGCTGACAATGGCAAGCGCCTTTACCAGACCCATCCATGGGTGTTGGGTGTGCGTAAGGACGGCACCGCATTCGGGGTCTTGTTTGAAAGCTCCTGGAAATCGTCCCTGACCACCAACTCAGACAGGATCGATTTCAATACGGAAGGCGCGTTGTTCCGTGTATTTGTGATAGACCGGAAATCACCGCAGGAAGTGGTTAAAGGGCTGGCCGAACTGACCGGTACTATTGAGATGCCACCACGCTGGGCCCTGGGTTATCACCAGTGCCGGTTCTCGTATGTGCCCGATAGTCGTGTCCGGCAAATTGCAGATTCTTTCCGTATTAAAAAGATGCCCTGTGATGTGATCTGGATGGACATTGATTATATGGAGGGATACCGCGTTTTCACTTTCAGTAAGCAAAATTTCCCTGATCCAAAAAAACTGAATGACGATCTGCATGCAAAGAATTTTCGTTCTGTGTATATGATTGATCCGGGTGTGAAAGTGGACACTGGTTATTCCGTGTATAAGTCGGGCACAGCAAAGGATGTCTGGGTGAAAGATGAGGCCGGTAAAGAATACCATGGGAAGGTATGGCCAGGCGCCTGTGTCTTCCCGGATTTCACCATGCCGCGTACGCGGGAATGGTGGGCCGGTCTGTATCGTGATTTTATAGGAACAGGTATAGATGGTGTATGGAATGATATGAATGAGCCGGCGGTAATGGATGGCGATTTTCCGGAGCATCTGCGACTGGGCACCATGCCTTACAATACGCCACATCGTGGTGGTGGCAACCTGCCGGCAGGGCCGCACCTGTTATACCATAACGCTTATGGTATGCTGATGGTGAAGTCTACCCGGGAAGGCGTGATGGCCGCCCAGCCTGACAAACGTCCCTTTGTACTGACAAGGGGTAACCTGATGGGCGGGCAACGTTATGCTGCTACCTGGACCGGCGATAACCTGGCCGCAGAGCCATTCATGAAAGTCTCTGTGCCCATGTCCATTACACTCGGCTTATCCGGCCAGCCTTTCAGCGGTCCGGATATTGGCGGCTTCCTGGAAAATACAAGCCCTGATCTCTGGGCTAACTGGATCGGGTTTGGCGCCTTGCTTCCTTTTGCCAGAGGCCATGCCTGTGTAGGGACCAAGGACAAAGAGCCCTGGGCCTTTGGTCCGGCAGTAGAGCAAACGTCAAGGATTGCGCTGGAACGCCGGTATCGCCTGCTGCCTTATCTCTATACCCAGTTCTACCAAGCACATAAAACTGGTTTACCCGTCATGGCTCCCGTATTCTTTGATGATCCCGCTGATGCCAGCCTGAGAAAAGAAGAGCAGGCGTTTTTGCTGGGCAAAGACCTGCTGGTAGTGCCGGCCTTTGCCAAAGACCCCGTACTGCCCAAAGGAACCTGGGAGCCCTTATCACTTGTTGAAGGCGACCAGGCCGATGCCTACCAGGCCAGGCTGTTGATAAAAGGCGGAACCATTATCCCGGCAGGGAAGATTGTCCAGCATACCAATGAAAATTCATTGGAAAAGCTGACCCTGTTCATTTGCCTGGACAGTAAAGGAACGGCCACTGGCGAACTATACTGGGACGCCGGCCAGGGCTGGGGTTTTAAGAAGAACGAGTATAGCCTGCTACAGTTCCAGGCTACAGAAAAAAATGGCGTTACAAAGATCAGGCTCAGTTCCAGTAAGGGACAGTATGATATCAGTAAAGACATCCGTGAAGTGGAAGCGGTAGTGCTTAAGAACGGGCAGCTGTATACCGGTACTATCAATTTAAAAAGCGGTGAGCTGAAAACCTCCCGTTGA
- a CDS encoding DMT family transporter, whose product MKKSFLVLHSAVILAGFTGIFGKLISLNEGLLVWYRVLFSFIWLFFILKLFRVSKAISGLEKYQIGRVGMLITIHWVFFYGSIKYSNISIGVVCYSLTSFFTAIFEPLINKKRFVASEQLLSLLTLLGIALIFHFDADYQLGITLGVISSAFAALYTIYNERLVRRYDSKLINYYQMLGGTIGLGLFMPLYLYYFPVDRLIPGLIDTGYLLLLSLFCTVGLYVMFAETLKRIPAFTVNLSFNLEPIYAIIIAFLFFGEGQEVNGAFYVGLFFVGHSVVLQTFIAARKKKQLG is encoded by the coding sequence ATGAAAAAATCATTCCTGGTTTTACACAGCGCAGTTATACTTGCAGGTTTCACAGGCATATTTGGCAAACTTATTTCGCTCAATGAAGGACTATTGGTCTGGTACCGGGTGTTGTTCTCTTTTATCTGGCTTTTCTTCATCCTGAAATTGTTCAGGGTCAGCAAGGCGATCAGTGGCCTTGAAAAATACCAGATCGGAAGGGTGGGCATGCTGATCACTATTCACTGGGTTTTCTTTTACGGCAGTATCAAATATTCCAATATCTCTATCGGCGTGGTCTGTTATAGCCTGACCAGTTTCTTTACGGCCATCTTTGAACCGCTGATCAATAAAAAACGTTTTGTTGCGTCTGAACAGCTGTTAAGTTTACTTACGTTGCTGGGTATCGCCCTGATCTTCCACTTTGATGCGGATTACCAGCTGGGCATTACATTGGGCGTTATTTCTTCTGCTTTTGCAGCTTTGTATACTATTTACAATGAGCGCCTGGTAAGGCGGTACGACAGCAAGCTGATCAATTATTACCAGATGTTGGGTGGCACAATCGGCCTGGGACTGTTCATGCCTTTGTACCTGTATTATTTTCCGGTAGACAGATTGATCCCGGGGCTGATAGATACGGGATACCTCCTGCTGTTATCTTTGTTCTGTACCGTAGGGCTGTATGTTATGTTTGCGGAGACCTTAAAAAGAATACCTGCTTTCACAGTAAACCTGAGCTTTAACCTGGAGCCCATTTATGCCATCATCATTGCCTTTTTGTTCTTTGGTGAAGGGCAGGAAGTGAATGGCGCTTTTTATGTGGGGCTGTTCTTTGTAGGTCATTCGGTAGTGTTGCAAACCTTTATTGCAGCCAGGAAGAAAAAGCAATTGGGTTGA
- a CDS encoding methylated-DNA--[protein]-cysteine S-methyltransferase, with protein METIVNRNYERIAAAIDFIKANFREQPSLEAVAASVHLSPAHFQRLFTDWAGTSPKKFLQYVSVQHAKQLLAANERATLLDTTFETGLSSPSRLHELFVNIEGMTPGEYKNGGQHLTINYSFAESPFGNLIVASTSKGVCYMAFEEDEAKALTDLQARFPKAALQRKLDLLQQHALFIFQHDWSKLPEIKLHLKGTDFQLKVWESLLRIPMGQLSTYGGIAREMGSPNASRAVGSAVGSNPVAFLIPCHRVIQSTGIFGGYMWGPTRKTAIIGWEAAKTAEDN; from the coding sequence ATGGAAACAATCGTGAACAGGAACTATGAACGGATTGCCGCAGCTATTGATTTTATAAAGGCTAACTTCAGGGAACAGCCCAGCCTGGAAGCTGTTGCTGCCAGCGTACACCTGAGCCCGGCGCATTTTCAGCGGCTGTTTACGGATTGGGCGGGCACCAGTCCTAAAAAGTTCCTGCAATATGTCAGTGTACAGCATGCCAAACAATTACTGGCGGCTAATGAGCGGGCTACCCTGCTGGATACAACCTTTGAAACCGGACTATCCAGTCCCAGCCGCCTGCATGAGCTGTTTGTCAATATTGAAGGCATGACCCCGGGCGAATATAAAAATGGCGGCCAGCACCTGACCATTAACTACAGTTTTGCGGAAAGCCCTTTTGGTAACCTGATCGTTGCTTCCACCAGCAAAGGAGTTTGTTATATGGCTTTTGAAGAGGACGAAGCAAAAGCGCTGACAGACCTGCAGGCGAGGTTTCCAAAAGCTGCCTTGCAAAGGAAGTTGGATCTTTTGCAGCAACATGCCTTGTTCATTTTCCAGCATGATTGGAGTAAGTTGCCGGAAATAAAGCTGCACCTAAAAGGGACCGATTTTCAATTGAAAGTATGGGAGAGCCTGTTAAGGATCCCAATGGGACAGCTTTCTACCTATGGTGGTATTGCCCGGGAGATGGGCAGTCCAAACGCTTCCAGGGCCGTGGGCTCCGCAGTGGGCAGTAATCCCGTTGCTTTCCTGATCCCCTGTCACCGGGTGATCCAGTCCACCGGCATCTTTGGCGGTTATATGTGGGGCCCAACCAGGAAAACGGCGATCATCGGCTGGGAAGCCGCAAAGACAGCTGAAGACAATTAA
- a CDS encoding Ada metal-binding domain-containing protein → MIRHSQLNDKAVRSGIRSGDILYAGNARLNIYGLLSCASGKRMLRKNRFFFATVQEALDNGFRPCGHCMQGAYKIWKNGTV, encoded by the coding sequence ATGATCAGGCATAGTCAGCTAAACGATAAAGCAGTGCGGTCAGGCATCCGGAGCGGTGACATTCTTTATGCCGGCAATGCCCGGCTCAACATTTACGGCCTGTTATCCTGTGCCTCCGGCAAGCGAATGCTGCGTAAGAACAGGTTCTTCTTTGCTACTGTACAAGAAGCATTGGACAATGGATTTCGCCCTTGCGGACATTGCATGCAGGGCGCCTATAAAATCTGGAAAAATGGAACTGTTTGA
- a CDS encoding alpha-ketoglutarate-dependent dioxygenase AlkB has translation MELFDLPNDKTKNWLPKDGTVHYYGKILPADRANHYLDVLLNHIEWRNDEAIMFGKKIITKRKVAWYGDKRFEYTYSNINKYALPWTPALEELKKLVEQESGQTFNSCLLNLYHDGEEGMAWHSDGEADLKKHGAIASLSFGAERKFSFKHKTSQERIDMLLEHGSLMVMKDSTQTHWLHRLPLTKRVSRPRVNLTFRTIVEPGQ, from the coding sequence ATGGAACTGTTTGATCTACCCAACGATAAAACAAAGAACTGGTTGCCGAAAGATGGCACCGTTCATTACTACGGTAAGATTCTGCCCGCTGACAGGGCCAACCATTACCTGGATGTTTTGCTGAACCATATAGAGTGGCGGAATGATGAGGCCATTATGTTTGGTAAGAAGATCATTACCAAACGAAAAGTAGCCTGGTATGGCGATAAGCGATTTGAGTACACCTATTCCAATATTAACAAGTATGCATTGCCCTGGACGCCGGCGCTGGAGGAACTGAAAAAGCTGGTAGAACAGGAAAGTGGCCAAACCTTCAATTCCTGTCTGCTTAATTTATACCATGACGGTGAGGAAGGCATGGCCTGGCATAGTGATGGAGAGGCTGACCTGAAGAAGCATGGCGCTATCGCTTCCCTGAGTTTTGGTGCTGAACGGAAATTCTCTTTCAAGCATAAGACCAGCCAGGAGAGGATCGATATGCTCCTGGAGCATGGCAGCCTGATGGTCATGAAAGATAGTACCCAGACCCATTGGCTTCACCGGCTGCCGCTCACGAAACGGGTCAGCCGGCCAAGGGTGAATCTCACCTTCAGGACAATTGTTGAACCGGGTCAATAA
- a CDS encoding RICIN domain-containing protein, whose product MKRTALILLVSFFTAITAGAQITENSYAIRNAFTGQVLRIKDANKANGTPIVGHAPVNWKCVTWDFKQQKDGAYRLINLFSGKTMQPAKDGKSLEEQPLNADGKQQQYEFIKAGIDTYLIKLSGTEFYLTASEQDDKQILLAVKTGNILQQWTLKEQHPTM is encoded by the coding sequence ATGAAACGAACAGCCCTTATACTATTGGTCAGCTTTTTCACAGCTATCACTGCTGGCGCACAGATCACGGAGAACAGTTACGCCATCCGGAATGCTTTCACCGGCCAGGTATTGCGCATCAAAGATGCCAATAAAGCCAATGGCACGCCCATTGTGGGGCATGCGCCGGTTAACTGGAAATGCGTTACCTGGGATTTTAAACAGCAAAAAGATGGCGCTTACCGGCTGATCAACCTGTTTTCCGGCAAGACTATGCAGCCGGCAAAAGATGGCAAGTCGCTGGAAGAACAGCCCCTCAATGCAGATGGTAAACAACAGCAATACGAATTCATTAAAGCAGGCATCGATACCTATTTGATCAAACTGAGCGGCACGGAGTTTTACCTGACTGCCTCAGAGCAGGATGACAAACAGATCCTGCTGGCGGTCAAAACCGGTAATATCCTGCAACAATGGACGCTGAAGGAGCAGCACCCCACTATGTAA
- a CDS encoding cupin domain-containing protein codes for MIPSPVFFIEETSIAWEHTGEGVKRQIMAYDANLMLVKVAFETGAIGSLHSHPHVQLSYVASGKFEASIRGEKKVLSAGDVFHVPSGLEHGVVCLEAGMLIDVFNPYREDFVQ; via the coding sequence ATGATCCCATCGCCCGTCTTTTTCATCGAGGAAACATCCATAGCCTGGGAACATACCGGCGAAGGCGTCAAACGCCAGATCATGGCTTATGATGCCAACCTCATGCTGGTGAAAGTGGCTTTTGAGACCGGCGCCATCGGCAGCCTCCACAGTCATCCGCATGTGCAGCTGTCTTATGTAGCTTCAGGGAAATTTGAAGCCAGTATCCGTGGGGAGAAGAAAGTGCTGTCCGCCGGCGATGTTTTCCATGTACCCTCCGGACTGGAGCATGGCGTGGTCTGCCTGGAAGCAGGCATGCTGATAGATGTGTTCAATCCATACCGGGAGGATTTTGTGCAATAA